In the genome of Pseudoliparis swirei isolate HS2019 ecotype Mariana Trench chromosome 3, NWPU_hadal_v1, whole genome shotgun sequence, one region contains:
- the LOC130191827 gene encoding LIM/homeobox protein Lhx1-like, with protein MLQCSSCEKPILDRFLLKVLDRPWHIKCVQCCKCKCTLSEKCFSREGRLYCKNDFFRTFGTKCDGCAQGILPSDLVRRAKSKVFHLNCFTCVMCNKQLSTGEELYILDEFKFVCKEDYQNNNGKDTILLAVTTCSDPSLSPDSQDPQDDGKDSETGHLSDKDNNNENDEQGTVGKRRGPRTTIKAKQLETLKAAFAATPKPTRHIREQLSQETALTMRVIQVWFQNRRSKERRMKQLSSLGGRRHVFFRGQRRMRALGERLEAEELGHFSYYGDYPGEYYGSGGNYEYYQGPPSSHAQTPGDLGFVPSSVPAGTPLGVMDHHHPGHHCPGEVHCFSDTVSHHPADSPSPEPNMPGSMHSISSEMCGPSTPYTTVSLSDNGYTNQLSQPSSEMSEGTVW; from the exons ATGCTTCAGTGTTCCAGCTGTGAAAAGCCTATTCTTGATAGGTTCCTGCTCAAAGTTTTGGACAGACCATGGCACATCAAATGTGTCCAGTGCTGCAAATGCAAATGCACTTTATCAGAGAAGTGTTTTTCAAGGGAGGGGAGACTGTATTGTAAAAATGACTTCTTTAG GACGTTTGGGACCAAGTGTGACGGTTGCGCCCAAGGGATTTTACCCAGTGATCTTGTCCGCAGGGCCAAGAGCAAAGTGTTTCACCTGAACTGTTTCACGTGCGTGATGTGTAACAAACAGCTGTCCACCGGAGAGGAACTGTACATCCTGGACGAATTCAAGTTTGTTTGTAAGGAGGACTATCAGAATAACAATGGAAAAGACACAATCCTCCTGGCAG TCACGACGTGCAGCGACCCGAGTCTCTCTCCGGACTCCCAGGACCCGCAGGACGACGGGAAGGACTCGGAAACGGGACATTTGTCcgataaagacaacaacaacgagaACGACGAGCAGGGGACCGTCGGCAAGCGACGCGGGCCTCGGACCACCATAAAAGCCAAGCAGCTGGAGACCCTGAAAGCGGCTTTCGCAGCCACGCCGAAACCCACCAGACACATCCGAGAGCAGCTGTCACAGGAGACCGCTCTCACCATGAGAGTCATCCAG GTTTGGTTCCAAAATCGGAGGTCCAAAGAGAGACGCATGAAGCAGCTGAGCTCTCTGGGCGGCCGGAGACACGTGTTCTTCCGCGgccagaggaggatgagggcgcTGGGAGAGAGACTGGAGGCAGAGGAGCTGGGACACTTCTCTTATTATGGAG ACTATCCTGGTGAATATTATGGCTCCGGAGGGAATTATGAGTACTACCAAGGCCCGCCATCGTCCCATGCTCAGACTCCAGGAGACTTGGGCTTTGtgccctcctctgtccctgctgGCACCCCATTAGGAGTAATGGACCACCACCATCCAGGGCACCACTGTCCCGGAGAGGTGCACTGTTTCTCTGATACCGTCTCTCACCATCCTGCGGACTCACCCAGTCCAGAGCCCAATATGCCGGGCTCAATGCACAGCATCTCCAGCGAGATGTGTGGCCCCAGCACACCCTACACGACTGTGTCCCTCAGTGACAACGGATACACCAACCAGCTGTCACAGCCCTCCTCAGAAATGAGCGAAGGCACTGTCTGGTAA